One region of Bubalus kerabau isolate K-KA32 ecotype Philippines breed swamp buffalo chromosome 6, PCC_UOA_SB_1v2, whole genome shotgun sequence genomic DNA includes:
- the ZFP69B gene encoding LOW QUALITY PROTEIN: zinc finger protein 69 homolog B (The sequence of the model RefSeq protein was modified relative to this genomic sequence to represent the inferred CDS: inserted 3 bases in 2 codons; substituted 4 bases at 4 genomic stop codons), giving the protein MLQXLLITLPTEASTWVKLHHPEKTVVGAPLWEDVTEMFKEEALLSHDADETQGXSFEDEVTSGSLTAESXEPLTFKDIIVDFTQEEWGHLAPAHXNLYGEVMLENYGNLVSVGYQLSKPGVISQLEKGEEPCLMKTEVSGGPSPDLEDETETKETTLKNDISWEELHHALMMERFLRGSTLISTLGRISKCHKLENHQENQGMGERQIPLIHKKRLTQERGQESNKFEKNINISSKVIGPVGPPEKRHHRYDISGKKSRCNLDLINHSRNYTRMKIFECNICEKIFKQFIHLTEHMRIHTGEKPFRCKEYGKAFSQSSSLIPHQRIHIGEKPYECKECGKTFRHPSSLTQHVRIHTGEKPYECGVCEKAFSQSIGLIQHLRTHVREKPFTCKDCGKAFFHIRHLRQHEIIHTGVKPXSVCSKTVSHSIYLTQHKRSHTGERPYKCKEYGKAFSQRIHLSIHQRVHTGVKPYECSHCGKGFRHDSSFAKHQRIHTGEKPYDCNECGKAFSCSLSLIXHCKTHLRNTFSNDV; this is encoded by the exons ATGCTACAGTGACTCCTGATCACCTTGCCCACTGAGGCCAGTACCTGGGTGAAGCTGCACCATCCAGAGAAGACGGTGGTGGGGGCGCCCCTGTGGGAGGACGTGACTGAGATGTTTAAAGAGGAAG CCCTACTATCTCAT GATGCTGATGAGACCCAGGGATAAAGTTTTGAGGATGAAGTGACCTCTGGGTCCCTGACAGCAGAATCCTAG GAACCCTTGACCTTCAAGGACATAATTGTGGACTTCACCCAGGAGGAGTGGGGGCATCTGGCCCCTGCTC GGAATCTGTACGGGGAGGTGATGCTGGAGAACTATGGAAATCTGGTCTCAGTGG GATACCAGCTTTCCAAACCTGGTGTGATTTCCCAGTTAGAGAAAGGAGAAGAGCCATGTCTGATGAAGACAGAGGTTTCAGGAGGTCCAAGTCCAG aTTTGGAGGATGAAACAGAAACCAAAGAGACAACTTTAAAGAATGACATTTCATGGGAAGAATTACACCATGCTCTGATGATGGAAAGGTTCCTGAGAGGAAGCACCTTGATTTCCACATTGGGAAGAATCTCCAAATGTCACAAGTTAGAAAACCACCAGGAGAACCAAGGAATGGGTGAGAGACAAATCCCCTTGATCCACAAGAAAAGGCTCACTCAGGAGAGAGGCCAAGAATCTAAcaaatttgagaaaaatattaatataagctCAAAAGTTATAGGACCAGTAGGCCCTCCAGAAAAAAGACACCATAGATATGACATATCTGGCAAGAAAAGTAGATGCAATTTAGATTTGATTAATCATTCAAGGAATTATACAAGAATGAAAATCTTTGAATGTAATATATGTGAAAAAATCTTCAAACAGTTCATTCACCTTACAGAACACATGAGAATTCACACCGGAGAGAAACCtttcagatgtaaagaatatggaaaagcCTTTAGCCAAAGCTCATCCCTTATTCCACATCAGAGAATCCATATTGGTGAGAAACCCTATGAGTGTAAGGAATGTGGGAAAACCTTCAGACATCCATCATCTCTTACTCAACATGTCAGAATTCATACTGgggagaaaccctatgaatgtggTGTATGTGAGAAAGCATTTAGCCAAAGCATTGGACTGATCCAGCATCTGAGAACTCATGTCAGAGAGAAACCTTTTACATGCAAAGACTGTGGAAAAGCATTTTTCCATATTAGACACCTCAGGCAACATGAGATTATTCATACTGGTGTGAAACC TAGTGTATGCAGTAAAACTGTCAGCCACAGCATATACCTAACTCAACACAAGAGAAGTCATACTGGGGAAAGACCATATAAATGTAAGGAATATGGAAAAGCTTTTAGCCAGAGAATACATCTTTCTATCCATCAGAGAGTCCATACTGGAGTGAAACCTTATGAATGCAGTCATTGCGGGAAAGGCTTTAGGCATGATTCATCCTTTGctaaacatcagagaattcatactggagaaaaaccatatgattgtaatgaatgtggaaaagccttcagCTGTAGTTTATCACTTATTTGACACTGCAAAACACACTTAAGAAATACCTTCAGCAATGATGTGTGA